The following proteins come from a genomic window of Cronobacter muytjensii ATCC 51329:
- the sucC gene encoding ADP-forming succinate--CoA ligase subunit beta, with protein MNLHEYQAKQLFARSGLPTPVGYACSTPREAEEAASKIGSGPWVVKCQVHAGGRGKAGGVKVVKSKEEIRAFAEHWLGKRLVTYQTDANGQPVNQILVEAATDIAKELYLGAVVDRGTRRVVFMASTEGGVEIEKVAEETPHLIHKVSIDPLTGPMPYQGRELAFKLGLEGKLIQQFTKVFMGLANIFLERDLALIEINPLVITSQGDLICLDGKLGADGNALFRQPDLREMRDQSQEDPREAQAAQWELNYVALDGNIGCMVNGAGLAMGTMDIVKLHGGEPANFLDVGGGATKERVTEAFKIILSDDKVKAVLVNIFGGIVRCDLIADGIIGAVAEVGVNVPVVVRLEGNNAELGAKKLADSGLNIIAAKSLTDAAQQVVAAVEGK; from the coding sequence ATGAACTTACACGAATATCAGGCGAAACAGCTGTTTGCCAGATCAGGCTTACCGACGCCAGTGGGTTATGCCTGCTCAACCCCGCGTGAAGCAGAAGAAGCCGCCTCTAAAATCGGCTCCGGCCCGTGGGTGGTGAAATGCCAGGTTCACGCGGGCGGCCGCGGTAAAGCGGGCGGTGTAAAAGTCGTTAAGAGCAAAGAAGAGATTCGCGCCTTTGCCGAGCACTGGCTGGGCAAACGCCTGGTGACCTATCAAACTGACGCCAACGGCCAGCCGGTTAACCAGATCCTGGTGGAAGCTGCGACCGATATCGCAAAAGAACTCTACCTCGGCGCAGTGGTTGACCGTGGCACCCGTCGCGTGGTGTTTATGGCCTCCACCGAGGGCGGCGTGGAAATTGAAAAAGTGGCGGAAGAAACCCCGCATCTGATCCACAAAGTCTCTATCGATCCGCTGACCGGCCCGATGCCGTATCAGGGACGCGAGCTGGCCTTTAAACTGGGCCTCGAAGGGAAACTGATCCAGCAGTTCACCAAAGTGTTCATGGGTCTCGCGAACATTTTCCTGGAGCGCGACCTGGCGCTTATCGAGATCAACCCGCTGGTTATCACCTCTCAGGGCGATCTGATCTGTCTCGACGGCAAACTGGGCGCTGACGGCAACGCGCTGTTCCGCCAGCCGGATCTGCGTGAAATGCGCGACCAGTCTCAGGAAGACCCGCGCGAAGCACAGGCGGCGCAGTGGGAACTCAACTACGTGGCGCTGGATGGCAACATTGGTTGCATGGTGAACGGCGCGGGCCTCGCGATGGGCACCATGGACATCGTGAAGCTGCACGGCGGCGAGCCGGCGAACTTCCTGGACGTTGGCGGCGGCGCGACCAAAGAGCGCGTAACCGAAGCGTTCAAAATCATTCTGTCTGACGACAAAGTGAAAGCCGTTCTGGTTAACATCTTCGGCGGCATCGTGCGCTGCGACCTGATTGCCGACGGCATCATCGGCGCGGTGGCGGAAGTCGGCGTGAACGTGCCGGTTGTGGTGCGTCTGGAAGGCAACAATGCCGAGCTGGGCGCGAAGAAACTGGCCGACAGCGGCCTGAATATTATTGCAGCGAAAAGTCTGACGGATGCAGCTCAGCAGGTAGTTGCTGCTGTGGAGGGGAAATAA
- the odhB gene encoding 2-oxoglutarate dehydrogenase complex dihydrolipoyllysine-residue succinyltransferase, producing MSSVDILVPDLPESVADATVATWHKKPGDAVKRDEVLVEIETDKVVLEVPASADGVLDAVLEDEGSTVTSRQILGRLKEGNSAGKESSAKPEANESTPAQRQQASLEEQNNDALSPAIRRLLAEHNLDAAAIKGTGVGGRLTREDVEKHLAKANGSDTAKAPEQAGATAAPQLGSRSEKRVPMTRLRKRVAERLLEAKNSTAMLTTFNEVNMKPIMDLRKQYGDAFEKRHGIRLGFMSFYVKAVVEALKRFPEVNASIDGDDVVYHNYFDVSMAVSTPRGLVTPVLRDVDVLGMADIEKKIKELAVKGRDGKLTVEDLTGGNFTITNGGVFGSLMSTPIINPPQSAILGMHAIKDRPMAVDGKVEILPMMYLALSYDHRLIDGRESVGFLVTIKELLEDPTRLLLDV from the coding sequence ATGAGTAGCGTAGATATTCTTGTTCCCGACCTGCCTGAATCCGTTGCTGACGCAACCGTCGCCACCTGGCACAAAAAGCCGGGCGACGCGGTGAAACGCGATGAAGTGCTGGTAGAAATCGAAACTGACAAAGTGGTACTGGAAGTACCGGCGTCGGCTGACGGCGTGCTGGATGCGGTACTGGAAGACGAAGGCAGCACCGTGACCTCTCGCCAGATCCTGGGCCGTCTGAAAGAGGGCAACAGCGCGGGTAAAGAGAGCAGCGCCAAACCGGAAGCGAACGAGTCTACCCCGGCGCAGCGCCAGCAGGCGTCTCTGGAAGAACAAAATAACGACGCGCTGAGCCCGGCGATTCGCCGTCTGCTCGCGGAGCATAACCTCGACGCGGCGGCCATCAAAGGCACCGGCGTTGGCGGCCGTCTGACCCGCGAAGACGTGGAAAAACATCTGGCGAAAGCGAACGGCAGCGATACGGCGAAAGCGCCGGAACAGGCTGGCGCGACAGCCGCGCCGCAGCTCGGCTCCCGCAGTGAAAAACGCGTACCGATGACCCGTCTGCGTAAGCGCGTCGCCGAGCGTCTGCTGGAGGCGAAGAACTCCACCGCGATGCTGACCACGTTCAACGAAGTGAACATGAAGCCGATTATGGATCTGCGTAAGCAGTACGGCGACGCCTTCGAAAAACGTCACGGCATCCGTCTGGGCTTTATGTCTTTCTACGTGAAAGCGGTTGTGGAAGCGCTGAAACGCTTCCCGGAAGTAAACGCGTCTATCGATGGCGACGACGTGGTGTATCACAACTACTTCGACGTCAGCATGGCCGTCTCCACGCCGCGCGGTCTGGTCACGCCGGTCTTGCGTGACGTTGACGTGCTGGGCATGGCCGACATTGAGAAGAAAATTAAAGAGCTGGCGGTGAAAGGCCGCGACGGCAAACTGACCGTGGAAGATCTGACCGGCGGTAACTTTACCATTACCAACGGCGGCGTTTTCGGCTCGCTGATGTCCACGCCTATCATCAACCCGCCGCAAAGCGCGATCCTGGGCATGCACGCCATTAAAGACCGCCCGATGGCGGTGGATGGCAAGGTTGAGATCCTGCCAATGATGTACCTGGCGCTCTCCTACGATCACCGCCTGATCGATGGCCGTGAATCCGTAGGTTTCCTGGTGACCATTAAAGAGTTGCTGGAAGATCCGACTCGTCTGCTGCTGGACGTGTAG
- the sucA gene encoding 2-oxoglutarate dehydrogenase E1 component produces MQNGAMKAWLDSSYLSGSNQSWIEQLYEDFLTDPDSVDAHWRSMFQQLPGTGAKPDQFHSKTRDYFRRLAKDASRYSSSISDPDTNAKQVKVLQLINAYRFRGHQHANLDPLGLWQQERVADLDPAFHDLTEADFQETFNVGSFALGKETMKLGDLIEALKQTYCGSIGAEYMHITSTEEKRWIQQRIESVAGHAGFSADEKKRFLSELTAAEGLERYLGAKFPGAKRFSLEGGDALIPMLKEMIRHAGKSGTREVVLGMAHRGRLNVLINVLGKKPQDLFDEFAGKHKEHLGTGDVKYHMGFSSDIETEGGLVHLALAFNPSHLEIVSPVVMGSVRARLDRLDEPSSNKVLPITIHGDAAVAGQGVVQETLNMSKARGYEVGGTVRIVINNQVGFTTSNPLDARSTPYCTDIGKMVMAPIFHVNADDPEAVAFVTRLALDFRNTFKRDVFIDLVCYRRHGHNEADEPSATQPLMYQKIKKHPTPRKLYADKLEQEGVAKLEDATEMVNLYRDALDAGECVVKEWRPMNMHSFTWSPYLNHEWDESYPNKVEMKRLQELAKRISTVPEGIEMQSRVAKIYGDRQLMANGEKPFDWGGAETLAYATLVDEGIPVRLSGEDSGRGTFFHRHAVVHNQANGSTWVPLQHIHNGQGPFKVWDSVLSEEAVLAFEYGYATAEPRTLTIWEAQFGDFANGAQVVIDQFISSGEQKWGRMCGLVMLLPHGYEGQGPEHSSARLERYLQLCAEQNMQVCVPSTPAQVYHMLRRQALRGMRRPLIVMSPKSLLRHPLAVSTLDELANGAFQPAIGEIDEIDPQGVKRVVLCSGKVYYDLLEQRRKNDQKDVAIIRVEQLYPFPHHALQEALKPFAHVHDFVWCQEEPLNQGAWYCSQHNFREVIPFGSALRYAGRPASASPAVGYMSVHQKQQQDLVNDALNVN; encoded by the coding sequence ATGCAGAACGGCGCAATGAAAGCCTGGCTGGACTCTTCTTACCTCTCTGGCTCTAACCAGAGCTGGATAGAACAGCTCTATGAAGACTTCTTAACCGATCCTGATTCAGTGGACGCCCACTGGCGCTCTATGTTCCAGCAACTGCCTGGCACCGGCGCGAAACCGGATCAATTCCATTCAAAAACGCGTGATTATTTCCGTCGTCTGGCGAAGGATGCCTCACGTTACTCTTCCTCGATTTCCGACCCTGACACGAATGCGAAGCAGGTTAAAGTCCTGCAGCTTATTAACGCCTATCGCTTCCGTGGCCACCAGCACGCGAATCTTGATCCGCTTGGGCTGTGGCAGCAGGAGCGCGTCGCGGATCTGGACCCTGCGTTCCACGATCTGACCGAAGCCGATTTCCAGGAAACCTTTAACGTAGGCTCTTTTGCGCTCGGCAAAGAGACCATGAAGCTCGGCGATCTCATCGAGGCGCTTAAGCAGACTTACTGCGGCTCCATCGGCGCGGAATACATGCATATCACCTCGACTGAAGAGAAACGCTGGATCCAGCAGCGTATTGAATCTGTCGCGGGCCACGCGGGCTTTAGCGCGGACGAGAAAAAACGCTTCTTAAGCGAACTGACCGCAGCAGAAGGTCTGGAGCGCTATCTGGGCGCTAAATTCCCCGGCGCGAAACGTTTCTCGCTGGAAGGCGGCGATGCGTTAATCCCGATGCTTAAAGAGATGATTCGCCACGCCGGTAAAAGCGGCACGCGCGAAGTGGTGCTGGGTATGGCGCACCGCGGTCGTCTTAACGTCCTGATTAACGTGCTCGGTAAAAAGCCGCAGGATCTGTTCGACGAATTCGCCGGCAAGCATAAAGAGCATCTCGGCACCGGCGACGTGAAATACCATATGGGCTTCTCGTCCGATATCGAAACCGAAGGCGGCCTGGTTCACCTGGCGCTGGCGTTTAACCCGTCGCACCTGGAGATTGTCAGCCCGGTGGTGATGGGCTCTGTGCGCGCGCGTCTCGACCGCCTGGATGAGCCGAGCAGCAACAAAGTGCTGCCGATCACCATTCACGGCGACGCGGCCGTTGCAGGGCAGGGCGTGGTGCAGGAAACCCTGAACATGTCGAAAGCGCGCGGCTACGAAGTGGGCGGTACGGTTCGTATCGTTATCAACAACCAGGTAGGCTTTACGACGTCCAACCCGCTTGACGCCCGCTCCACCCCGTACTGCACCGACATCGGCAAAATGGTGATGGCGCCGATTTTCCACGTCAATGCGGACGATCCGGAAGCCGTGGCGTTTGTGACCCGCCTGGCGCTCGATTTCCGTAACACCTTTAAACGCGACGTGTTCATTGACCTGGTGTGCTACCGCCGTCACGGCCATAACGAAGCCGACGAGCCGAGCGCAACCCAGCCGCTGATGTACCAGAAAATCAAAAAGCACCCGACACCGCGCAAACTCTACGCTGACAAGCTGGAGCAGGAAGGTGTGGCGAAGCTTGAAGACGCGACCGAAATGGTCAATCTCTACCGCGACGCGCTGGATGCCGGCGAGTGCGTGGTGAAAGAGTGGCGTCCAATGAATATGCACTCCTTTACCTGGTCGCCGTACCTCAATCACGAGTGGGACGAAAGCTACCCGAATAAAGTGGAGATGAAGCGTCTGCAGGAGCTGGCGAAGCGCATCAGCACCGTGCCGGAAGGCATTGAGATGCAGTCGCGCGTGGCGAAAATCTACGGCGACCGTCAGCTGATGGCGAACGGCGAAAAACCGTTTGACTGGGGCGGCGCGGAAACGCTGGCCTACGCGACGCTGGTCGATGAAGGCATTCCGGTGCGTCTGTCCGGCGAAGACTCCGGCCGCGGTACTTTCTTCCATCGTCACGCGGTGGTGCATAACCAGGCCAACGGTTCGACCTGGGTACCGCTACAGCACATCCATAATGGCCAGGGCCCGTTCAAAGTCTGGGACTCTGTACTCTCTGAAGAAGCGGTGCTGGCGTTTGAGTATGGCTACGCGACCGCAGAGCCGCGCACCCTGACCATCTGGGAAGCGCAGTTTGGCGACTTCGCCAACGGCGCGCAGGTGGTTATCGACCAGTTCATCAGCTCCGGCGAGCAGAAGTGGGGCCGTATGTGCGGCCTGGTGATGCTTCTGCCGCACGGTTACGAAGGCCAGGGCCCGGAACACTCTTCCGCGCGTCTGGAGCGTTATCTGCAACTCTGCGCTGAGCAGAACATGCAGGTATGCGTGCCGTCGACGCCGGCGCAGGTTTACCACATGCTGCGTCGTCAGGCGCTGCGCGGTATGCGTCGTCCGCTTATCGTGATGTCGCCGAAATCACTGTTGCGCCACCCGCTGGCGGTCTCCACGCTGGATGAACTGGCGAACGGCGCATTCCAGCCTGCTATCGGCGAAATCGATGAGATCGATCCGCAAGGCGTGAAACGCGTCGTGCTCTGTTCTGGTAAGGTTTATTACGACCTGCTGGAGCAGCGTCGTAAGAATGATCAGAAGGATGTGGCGATTATCCGTGTCGAACAGCTCTATCCGTTCCCGCACCACGCGTTGCAGGAAGCGCTGAAGCCGTTCGCGCACGTGCATGATTTCGTCTGGTGCCAGGAAGAGCCGCTTAACCAGGGCGCCTGGTATTGCAGCCAGCACAACTTCCGTGAAGTGATTCCGTTTGGCTCTGCATTACGTTATGCAGGCCGCCCGGCCTCCGCCTCGCCTGCGGTAGGGTATATGTCCGTTCACCAGAAACAGCAACAAGATCTGGTTAATGACGCGCTGAACGTCAATTAA
- a CDS encoding succinate dehydrogenase iron-sulfur subunit, giving the protein MKLEFSIYRYNPDVDDAPRMQDYTLEQEEGRDMMLLDALMLLKEKDPSLSFRRSCREGVCGSDGLNMNGKNGLACITPVSNLGAGKQKIVIRPLPGLPVIRDLVVDMGQFYAQYEKIKPYLLNNGHNPPAREHLQMPEQREKLDGLYECILCACCSTSCPSFWWNPDKFIGPAGLLAAYRFLIDSRDTETNERLDGLSDAFSVFRCHSIMNCVSVCPKGLNPTRAIGHIKSMLLQRSA; this is encoded by the coding sequence ATGAAACTCGAGTTTTCCATTTATCGCTATAACCCGGATGTCGACGACGCGCCGCGCATGCAGGATTACACCCTGGAGCAGGAAGAAGGGCGTGACATGATGCTGCTCGACGCCCTGATGCTGCTGAAAGAGAAGGACCCGAGCCTCTCTTTCCGCCGCTCCTGCCGCGAAGGCGTGTGCGGCTCCGACGGCCTGAACATGAACGGTAAAAACGGCCTCGCCTGTATTACACCGGTGTCTAATTTAGGTGCGGGTAAGCAGAAAATCGTTATCCGTCCGCTGCCTGGTCTGCCGGTTATCCGCGACCTCGTAGTGGACATGGGGCAGTTCTATGCCCAATATGAGAAGATTAAACCTTACTTGTTGAATAATGGACACAATCCGCCGGCACGCGAACACTTGCAGATGCCGGAACAGCGCGAGAAGCTCGACGGGCTGTATGAGTGCATTCTGTGCGCCTGCTGCTCCACGTCGTGCCCGTCGTTCTGGTGGAACCCGGATAAATTTATTGGTCCGGCAGGGCTGTTGGCCGCGTATCGCTTCCTTATCGACAGCCGCGATACCGAAACCAACGAACGCCTGGACGGCCTGAGCGACGCGTTCAGCGTGTTCCGTTGCCACAGCATCATGAACTGCGTGAGCGTCTGTCCGAAGGGGTTAAACCCGACGCGCGCCATCGGTCATATTAAGTCGATGCTGTTGCAGCGCAGCGCGTAA
- the sdhA gene encoding succinate dehydrogenase flavoprotein subunit, whose translation MNLPVREFDAVVIGAGGAGMRAALQISQSGQTCALLSKVFPTRSHTVSAQGGITVALGNSHEDNWEWHMYDTVKGSDYIGDQDAIEYMCKTGPEAILELEHMGLPFSRLDDGRIYQRPFGGQSKNFGGEQAARTAAAADRTGHALLHTLYQQNLKNHTTIFSEWYALDLVKNQDGAVVGCTALCIETGEVVYFKARATVLATGGAGRIYQSTTNAHINTGDGVGMALRAGVPVQDMEMWQFHPTGIAGAGVLVTEGCRGEGGYLLNKHGERFMERYAPNAKDLAGRDVVARSIMIEIREGRGCDGPWGPHAKLKLDHLGKDVLESRLPGILELSRTFAHVDPVKEPIPVIPTCHYMMGGIPTKVTGQALTVNEKGEDVVIPGLFAVGEIACVSVHGANRLGGNSLLDLVVFGRAAGLHLQESIAEQGQLRDASDSDVEFSLERLNRWNNNRDGEDPVAIRKALQECMQHNFSVFREGDAMAKGLEQLKVIRERLKNARLDDTSSEFNTQRVECLELDNLMETAYATAVSANFRTESRGAHSRFDFPDRDDENWLCHSLYLPQTESMTRREVNMQPKLRPAFPPKVRTY comes from the coding sequence ATGAATTTGCCAGTCAGAGAATTTGATGCCGTTGTTATTGGCGCAGGCGGCGCAGGTATGCGCGCGGCGCTGCAGATTTCCCAGAGCGGCCAGACATGCGCGCTGCTCTCCAAAGTGTTCCCGACCCGTTCTCACACCGTTTCCGCCCAGGGCGGTATTACCGTTGCGCTTGGCAATTCCCATGAAGACAACTGGGAATGGCACATGTATGACACGGTAAAAGGTTCCGACTATATCGGCGACCAGGACGCGATTGAATATATGTGTAAAACCGGCCCGGAAGCGATTCTGGAGCTTGAGCACATGGGGCTGCCGTTCTCCCGTCTGGACGATGGCCGCATCTACCAGCGCCCGTTCGGCGGCCAGTCGAAAAACTTCGGCGGCGAGCAGGCGGCGCGCACCGCAGCGGCGGCGGACCGTACCGGTCACGCGCTGCTGCACACGCTGTATCAGCAGAACCTCAAAAACCACACCACGATTTTCTCCGAGTGGTATGCGCTGGATCTGGTGAAAAACCAGGATGGCGCGGTGGTGGGCTGTACCGCGCTGTGCATCGAAACCGGCGAAGTGGTGTACTTCAAAGCCCGCGCGACCGTGCTGGCGACCGGCGGCGCAGGCCGTATTTACCAGTCCACCACCAATGCCCACATTAATACCGGCGACGGTGTCGGTATGGCGCTGCGCGCAGGCGTACCGGTGCAGGATATGGAAATGTGGCAGTTCCACCCGACCGGCATCGCCGGCGCGGGCGTGCTGGTCACCGAAGGCTGCCGCGGCGAAGGCGGCTACCTGCTGAACAAACACGGCGAGCGCTTCATGGAGCGTTACGCGCCGAACGCCAAAGATCTGGCGGGTCGCGACGTGGTGGCACGCTCCATCATGATCGAAATCCGCGAAGGCCGCGGCTGCGATGGTCCGTGGGGCCCGCACGCCAAGCTTAAGCTCGACCATCTGGGCAAAGACGTTCTGGAATCCCGTCTGCCGGGCATTCTGGAACTCTCCCGCACTTTCGCGCACGTCGACCCGGTGAAAGAGCCGATCCCGGTAATCCCGACCTGCCACTATATGATGGGCGGCATTCCGACCAAAGTGACCGGCCAGGCGCTGACCGTGAACGAGAAGGGCGAAGATGTGGTGATCCCGGGCCTGTTCGCGGTGGGTGAAATCGCCTGCGTATCGGTGCACGGCGCCAACCGTCTGGGCGGCAACTCGCTGCTTGACCTGGTGGTCTTCGGCCGCGCGGCGGGTCTGCATCTTCAGGAATCTATCGCCGAGCAGGGCCAGCTTCGCGACGCCAGCGACTCCGATGTGGAGTTCTCGCTGGAGCGCCTCAACCGCTGGAACAACAACCGCGACGGCGAAGACCCGGTGGCGATCCGCAAAGCGCTGCAGGAATGTATGCAGCACAACTTCTCGGTATTCCGCGAAGGCGACGCGATGGCCAAAGGGCTTGAGCAACTGAAAGTGATCCGCGAGCGCCTGAAAAACGCCCGTCTGGACGATACCTCCAGCGAGTTCAACACCCAGCGCGTCGAGTGCCTGGAGCTGGATAACCTGATGGAAACCGCTTACGCCACCGCCGTATCGGCGAACTTCCGTACCGAGAGCCGCGGCGCGCATAGCCGCTTCGACTTCCCGGACCGCGACGACGAAAACTGGCTGTGCCACAGCCTCTATTTGCCGCAAACAGAGAGCATGACGCGTCGCGAAGTGAATATGCAGCCGAAGCTGCGTCCAGCTTTCCCGCCGAAAGTGCGTACTTATTAA
- the sdhD gene encoding succinate dehydrogenase membrane anchor subunit — MVSNASALGRNGVHDFILVRATSIVMTLYIIYMIGFFAMNGDLTYEVWTGFFSSTFTKVFTLLTLVSILVHTWIGMWQVLTDYVKHLALRLFLQLAIVVALVVYVIYGFVVVWGV, encoded by the coding sequence ATGGTAAGCAACGCCTCCGCATTAGGACGCAACGGCGTACATGACTTCATCCTCGTTCGCGCCACCTCCATCGTCATGACGCTCTATATCATTTATATGATTGGCTTCTTCGCGATGAACGGCGACCTGACGTATGAAGTCTGGACAGGTTTCTTCTCCTCCACCTTCACGAAAGTGTTCACCCTGCTAACGCTGGTTTCGATTCTGGTCCATACGTGGATTGGGATGTGGCAGGTGCTGACCGACTACGTAAAACATCTGGCGCTGCGCCTCTTTTTACAGCTGGCGATTGTCGTCGCCCTGGTGGTTTACGTGATTTATGGATTTGTTGTGGTGTGGGGTGTGTAA
- a CDS encoding citrate synthase, which translates to MADKKANLTYNGDGAIELDVLKGTLGQDVIDIRSLGSKGVFTFDPGFTSTASCESKITFIDGDEGILLHRGFPIDQLATESNYLEVCYILLYGEKPTQEQYDEFRTTVTRHTMIHEQITRLFHGFRRDSHPMAVLCGVTGALAAFYHDSLDVNNPRHREIAAFRLLSKMPTVAAMCYKYSIGQPFVYPRNDLSYSGNFLNMMFSTPCEPYEVNPVLERAMDRILILHADHEQNASTSTVRTAGSSGANPFACIAAGIASLWGPAHGGANEAALKMLEEISSVEHIPEFVRRAKDKNDSFRLMGFGHRVYKNYDPRATVMRETCHEVLKELGTKDDLLEVAMELENIALNDPYFIEKKLYPNVDFYSGIILKAMGIPSSMFTVIFAMARTVGWIAHWNEMHSEGMKIARPRQLYTGYEQRDFKSDLTKR; encoded by the coding sequence ATGGCTGATAAAAAAGCAAACCTAACCTATAACGGTGATGGTGCTATCGAACTGGATGTGCTAAAAGGCACGCTCGGTCAGGATGTAATCGATATCCGTAGTCTTGGTTCTAAAGGTGTTTTCACGTTCGACCCCGGCTTTACCTCTACCGCATCCTGCGAGTCCAAAATCACCTTTATCGATGGTGATGAAGGTATCCTGCTGCACCGCGGTTTCCCTATCGATCAGTTAGCCACCGAGTCCAACTATCTCGAAGTGTGCTACATCCTGCTCTACGGCGAAAAGCCCACTCAGGAGCAGTACGACGAATTCAGAACGACCGTCACCCGCCACACCATGATCCATGAGCAGATCACGCGTCTGTTCCACGGTTTCCGTCGCGACTCCCACCCGATGGCGGTGCTGTGCGGCGTGACCGGCGCGCTGGCGGCGTTCTATCACGACTCGCTGGACGTCAATAACCCGCGTCACCGTGAGATTGCGGCCTTCCGCCTGCTCTCTAAAATGCCGACCGTGGCGGCGATGTGTTACAAATATTCAATCGGCCAGCCGTTTGTTTACCCGCGTAACGACCTCTCCTACTCCGGCAACTTCCTGAATATGATGTTCTCCACCCCGTGCGAGCCTTATGAGGTGAACCCGGTGCTGGAACGCGCCATGGATCGCATTCTGATCCTCCACGCGGATCATGAGCAGAACGCCTCGACCTCCACCGTGCGTACCGCAGGCTCCTCCGGCGCGAACCCCTTCGCGTGTATCGCAGCCGGTATCGCCTCTCTGTGGGGACCGGCGCACGGCGGCGCTAACGAAGCGGCGCTTAAAATGCTGGAAGAGATCAGCTCCGTTGAGCACATTCCGGAATTCGTACGTCGCGCGAAAGACAAAAACGACTCTTTCCGCCTGATGGGCTTTGGTCATCGCGTTTACAAAAACTATGACCCGCGCGCCACCGTCATGCGTGAAACCTGCCATGAAGTGCTGAAAGAGCTGGGCACCAAAGACGATCTGCTGGAAGTGGCGATGGAGCTCGAAAACATCGCGCTCAACGACCCGTACTTCATTGAGAAGAAACTCTACCCGAACGTTGATTTCTACTCCGGCATTATCCTGAAAGCGATGGGCATTCCGTCGTCCATGTTTACCGTTATCTTCGCGATGGCGCGTACCGTAGGCTGGATTGCGCACTGGAATGAGATGCACAGCGAAGGCATGAAGATCGCGCGTCCGCGTCAGCTCTATACCGGCTACGAGCAGCGTGATTTCAAATCTGATCTGACCAAACGTTAA
- the nei gene encoding endonuclease VIII, which produces MPEGPEIRRAADKLEAAVAGKPLTHVWFAFPELKAFEALLTGVRVERFETRGKALLTHFSNGLTLYSHNQLYGVWRVVKAGETPQTTRSLRVRLDTEDAAVLLYSASEIEMLDADGVAAHAFLQRVGPDVLDLSLTVEQVKERLLSPRFHRRQFSGLLLDQAFLAGLGNYLRVEILWQAQLAPRHKASTLNDAQLDALARACLDIPRLSYQTRGRVDENKHHGALFRFEVFHRAGKKCRRCGGIIEKTTLSSRPFYWCPGCQT; this is translated from the coding sequence ATGCCGGAAGGACCGGAGATCCGCCGCGCGGCGGATAAGCTTGAAGCGGCGGTGGCGGGAAAGCCGCTGACCCACGTCTGGTTTGCCTTTCCTGAACTGAAAGCGTTTGAAGCGTTGCTGACGGGCGTGCGCGTCGAGCGCTTTGAAACACGCGGCAAAGCGCTGCTGACGCATTTTTCTAACGGGCTGACGCTCTACAGCCATAACCAGCTGTATGGCGTCTGGCGGGTGGTGAAAGCGGGTGAAACGCCGCAGACCACGCGCAGCCTGCGCGTACGGCTCGACACCGAAGACGCGGCGGTGCTGCTCTACAGCGCTTCTGAGATTGAAATGCTCGACGCCGACGGTGTGGCGGCGCACGCGTTTTTACAGCGCGTCGGGCCAGATGTGCTGGATCTGTCGCTGACGGTGGAACAGGTAAAAGAGCGGCTGTTAAGCCCGCGCTTTCATCGCCGTCAGTTTAGCGGCCTGCTGCTTGATCAGGCGTTTCTCGCGGGGCTTGGCAACTATTTGCGGGTCGAGATCCTCTGGCAGGCGCAGCTTGCGCCGCGCCATAAAGCCTCAACGCTCAATGACGCGCAGCTCGACGCGCTGGCCCGCGCCTGCCTTGACATTCCACGGCTCTCATATCAGACGCGCGGCAGGGTGGATGAGAACAAACACCACGGCGCGCTGTTTCGCTTCGAAGTGTTTCATCGCGCGGGGAAAAAATGCCGCCGCTGCGGGGGCATTATCGAAAAAACGACGCTGTCGTCGCGGCCGTTCTACTGGTGTCCGGGGTGTCAGACGTAG